Proteins from one Candida orthopsilosis Co 90-125, chromosome 2 draft sequence genomic window:
- a CDS encoding Acs2 acetyl-CoA synthetase, with protein MTVKATHNVVHEANGVDFRETPAQFFARQPNKGPITDLQHYKELYQKSIANPEGFFGPLAKELLSWDKDFHKIKSGSLKNGDAAWFLGGELNASFNCVDRHAFANPDKPALIYEADDEKDSYTVTYGELLREVSKVAGVLQSWGVGKGDTVAIYLPMNAQAIVAMLAVTRLGAAHSVIFAGFSSGSIKDRVNDASCKALITCDEGKRGGKIVNIKKLCDDALVHCPSVEKVLVYKRTGNEEIKLKEGRDFYWDVETAKFPGYIPPVPVNSEDPLFLLYTSGSTGTPKGVVHTTAGYLLGAAMTTKYVFDVQKDDILFTAGDVGWITGHTYALYGPLLLGVPSVIFEGTPAYPNYGRFWQIVEKHKATHFYVAPTALRLLRKAGEQEIHKYDLSSLRTLGSVGEPISPDIWEWYNEHVGKNECHISDTYWQTESGSHLIAPLAGVTPNKPGSASYPFFGINAALIDPVSGVEIEGNDVEGVLVVKDHWPSMARTVYRNHTKYMDTYMNPYPGYYFTGDGAARDHDGFYWVRGRVDDVVNVSGHRLSTAEIEAALIEDAKVGEAAVVGINDDLTGQAVIAFVALKEETDDETALRKELILQVRKVIGPFAAPKAVIIVQDLPKTRSGKIMRRILRKISSNEADQLGDITTLSNPQSVEGIIKSFASQFGKK; from the coding sequence ATGACTGTTAAAGCTACACACAATGTTGTACATGAAGCTAATGGTGTAGATTTTAGAGAAACACCAGCACAATTCTTTGCTAGGCAACCAAACAAGGGTCCAATTACGGACTTGCAACACTATAAAGAATTGtatcaaaaatcaattgctaATCCTGAAGGCTTTTTTGGTCCATTGGCTAAAGAACTCTTGTCTTGGGATAAAGATTTCCACAAAATCAAGTCTGGTAGTTTGAAAAACGGTGATGCAGCTTGGTTTTTAGGTGGTGAATTAAACgcttctttcaattgtgtTGATAGACATGCATTTGCCAATCCTGATAAACCTGCATTGATTTACGAAGCTGACGATGAAAAGGATTCGTATACGGTTACTTATGGAGAATTGTTGAGAGAAGTTTCTAAAGTAGCTGGTGTTTTGCAAAGTTGGGGTGTTGGTAAAGGTGACACCGTTGCTATTTACTTGCCAATGAATGCGCAAGCCATCGTTGCCATGTTGGCTGTTACCAGACTAGGTGCTGCTCACTCAGTCATCTTTGCTGGTTTCTCATCAGGCTCAATCAAAGACAGAGTTAATGATGCTAGTTGTAAGGCATTGATTACATGTGATGAAGGTAAAAGAGGTGGAAAGATTGTCAACATCAAGAAATTATGTGATGATGCATTGGTTCATTGTCCAAGTGTTGAAAAGGTCTTGGTCTACAAAAGAACTGGTAATGAGGAAATCAAATTAAAAGAAGGTAGGGACTTCTACTGGGATGTAGAAACTGCCAAATTTCCAGGTTACATCCCACCTGTTCCAGTCAATTCAGAAGACCCATTGTTCTTATTGTATACTTCAGGATCTACAGGTACACCAAAGGGTGTCGTTCACACTACTGCTGGATACCTATTAGGAGCTGCAATGACTACCAAATACGTGTTTGATGTGCAAAAGGATGACATACTTTTCACAGCTGGTGATGTAGGTTGGATCACTGGTCACACTTATGCCCTTTATGGGCCATTGTTACTAGGTGTTCCATCGGTCATCTTCGAAGGTACTCCTGCATACCCAAATTATGGTAGATTTTggcaaattgttgaaaaacacAAAGCTACACATTTCTATGTTGCCCCTACAGCTTTGAGATTGTTGCGTAAGGCTGGTGAACAAGAAATTCACAAATACGATTTGTCCTCATTAAGAACATTGGGTTCAGTTGGGGAACCAATTTCGCCCGATATATGGGAATGGTACAATGAACACGTAGGTAAGAATGAATGTCATATTTCGGACACTTATTGGCAAACTGAATCAGGATCACATTTAATTGCCCCATTGGCTGGTGTTACTCCAAACAAGCCAGGCTCTGCTTCTTATCCATTTTTTGGTATTAATGCTGCATTGATTGACCCAGTTAGTGGTGTTGAAATCGAAGGAAATGATGTTGAGGGTGTATTGGTTGTCAAGGACCACTGGCCATCAATGGCAAGAACCGTCTACAGAAACCATACCAAATACATGGACACTTATATGAACCCATACCCGGGTTACTATTTCACAGGTGATGGTGCAGCAAGAGATCATGATGGTTTCTACTGGGTCAGAGGAagagttgatgatgttgtcaATGTCAGTGGACATAGATTATCCACAGCTGAAATCGAAGCtgcattgattgaagaCGCTAAGGTTGGTGAAGCagctgttgttggtatCAATGACGACTTAACTGGTCAAGCTGTTATTGCATTTGTTGCcttgaaagaagaaactgaTGACGAGACTGCTCtaagaaaagaattgattttacAAGTTAGAAAAGTAATCGGACCATTTGCCGCACCTAAAGCTGTAATTATTGTACAAGATTTACCAAAGACAAGATCAGGTAAAATCATGAGAAGAATTTTGAGAAAGATTAGTTCCAATGAAGCTGATCAATTGGGTGATATcacaactttatcaaatccaCAATCAGTTGAAGGTAttatcaaatcttttgcttcacaatttggtaaaaagtAG
- a CDS encoding Irc21 protein (S. cerevisiae homolog IRC21 has role in response to drug and localizes to cytoplasm), with protein sequence MVSSLEELSKKLRDNNKGFAERSSLEPPSLRPPPSFSNGTFPAMNSAQRAAPGSSLSPSLTTPSSQARSRQKVVLQPGHSPLDWAHLNRTHPKYELRGVDPSTPPPQYVKINKEELKKHKSRSDCWTCINGKVFNITPYVNFHPGGVDEIMKCAGRDGTSLFNKYHSWVNVDRMLENCIIGVYVN encoded by the coding sequence ATGGTTTCGAGTCTAGAGGAGTTGAGCAAAAAGCTACGAGATAACAATAAAGGCTTTGCAGAGAGAAGCTCGTTAGAACCTCCATCACTTCGACCTCCGccatctttttcaaatggcACATTCCCAGCAATGAACTCGGCTCAGCGTGCAGCTCCAGGATCCTCATTATCACCATCGCTCACTACGCCATCATCTCAAGCACGTTCTCGTCAGAAAGTTGTGCTACAACCAGGCCACTCCCCATTGGACTGGGCTCATCTAAATCGAACACATCCTAAATACGAACTCAGAGGCGTTGATCCATCCACACCACCTCCTCAATACGTGAAAATTaataaagaagaattgaaaaaacatAAGAGTCGGTCTGACTGTTGGACATGTATAAATGGAAAGGTATTCAATATAACTCCCTATGTAAATTTTCATCctggtggtgttgatgaaattatgAAATGTGCTGGAAGGGATGGTACCTCCTTATTTAATAAATATCATAGTTGGGTGAATGTCGATCGAATGTTGGAGAATTGTATAATTGGTGTGTACGTGAATTAA
- a CDS encoding Fau1 protein (S. cerevisiae homolog FAU1 has 5-formyltetrahydrofolate cyclo-ligase activity, has role folic acid and derivative biosynthetic process and localizes to mitochondrion), with amino-acid sequence MTVQPSLTVKAAKKQLRTQIKASLKAVTQESLASQSQLILSRLVNNPTFQNAKSIAVFMSMPDSEVKTLPIIEQCFRLNKHVYLPRCNTVPIKHRKPNYLSMLKIETYNDVLNLQPQGKYQLLEPTFGEDAMDSGDLDVILLPGVAFSATLQRLGHGAGFYDEFLSTYKQNWSKLPALIGLALQEQIVSEDSIPVEDHDYGLDQIITSSRTFPSLQQV; translated from the coding sequence ATGACGGTACAACCATCGCTAACCGTTAAGGCTGCCAAGAAGCAACTACGAACTCAAATCAAAGCTTCTCTCAAAGCAGTCACACAAGAATCACTCGCTTCGCAATCGCAACTCATTTTATCAAGACTAGTCAACAATCCCACATTTCAGAATGCAAAATCGATTGCTGTGTTTATGAGTATGCCCGATCTGGAAGTGAAAACTCTTCCCATTATAGAACAATGTTTCAGGTTGAACAAGCACGTGTACTTGCCTCGATGCAACACTGTACCCATCAAGCATCGGAAACCAAACTATCTATCAATGCTCAAGATCGAAACATACAATGATGTCTTAAATTTGCAACCGCAGGGAAAGTACCAGTTACTTGAACCAACTTTTGGTGAAGATGCAATGGATTCTGGAGACTTGGACGTAATATTACTACCAGGAGTGGCATTTTCAGCAACGTTACAACGATTAGGACACGGAGCTGGGTTTTACGACGAGTTCTTATCAACCTACAAGCAAAATTGGTCCAAATTACCTGCTTTAATAGGGCTTGCACTACAAGAACAGATTGTTTCAGAGGATAGCATACCCGTTGAAGATCATGATTATGGGCTTGATCAAATAATAACCAGTTCACGAACCTTTCCTTCCTTACAACAAGTATAA
- a CDS encoding Ccl1 protein (S. cerevisiae homolog CCL1 has RNA polymerase II transcription factor activity and has role general transcription from RNA polymerase II promoter, phosphorylation of RNA polymerase II C-terminal domain), whose amino-acid sequence MQLSTESENMISKKQRISNDDLYRNSTQYGIWSFTQDELAKAKANANQSGVIAARERFQKAYNKAKNENPDSFEKFPQELNEDMISLLTLEEESTYLEFYIQNITTTCNFFKMPTQVRLTAASFFKKFYLVNSVMHYHPKNILYTCIFLAAKSENYFISIESYVKALKGVQTKDILDLEFIVLQSLKFTLLVHHPFRPLYGFFLDFQAILLNPSPVMYDVSADTIGNLYNKAKEWLNKYYMLSDVAFLFTPPQIALAAMYDCDRRISDRYLKRKFLKDDKEDENTGVQDSVQQKRKQDQVETHNTTKKVETEQPETENGSLSKHTSKREQYESLVRTIRKCAKLAKDLPVADREKSKEIDKKCFFALNPGKLIDKRIKRLTTEKAS is encoded by the coding sequence ATGCAACTACTGACTGAGTCAGAGAATatgatttccaaaaagCAGAGGATTTCGAATGATGATTTATATCGAAATTCGACTCAATATGGAATATGGTCCTTCACTCAAGATGAGCTAGCGAAAGCAAAAGCCAACGCAAATCAACTGGGGGTAATTGCGGCACGAgaaagatttcaaaaagcttACAATAAGGCTAAGAATGAGAATCCtgattcttttgaaaaatttccacAAGAGCTAAATGAAGATATGATTAGCCTATTGACACTTGAGGAAGAATCCACGTATCTAGAATTCTATATACAAAACATCACCACTACGtgcaactttttcaaaatgcCAACACAAGTGAGGCTAACAGCTGCTTCctttttcaagaaattttaCTTGGTCAACTCAGTAATGCATTACCACCCCAAAAATATACTATACACCTGCATTTTCCTAGCGGCAAAATCTGAAAATTACTTCATTTCTATTGAATCTTATGTGAAAGCACTCAAGGGAGTTCAAACGAAGGATATCTTGGACTTGGAGTTTATTGTATTGCAGAGTTTAAAGTTTACTTTGCTAGTTCATCATCCATTCCGGCCCTTGTACGGGTTCTTTCTTGACTTCCAGgcaattttgttgaatccGAGCCCTGTAATGTACGACGTATCCGCCGATACCATTGGAAACCTTTACAATAAAGCAAAAGAGTGGTTAAACAAGTATTATATGCTCAGCGACGTGGCATTCTTATTCACTCCTCCACAAATTGCTTTGGCAGCAATGTATGATTGTGATCGCAGAATTAGTGATAGGTacttgaaaagaaagttttTGAAGGATGACAAAGAGGATGAGAACACAGGGGTGCAGGACAGTGTGCAACAAAAACGGAAGCAAGATCAAGTTGAGACGCATAACACCACAAAGAAGGTCGAAACGGAGCAACCTGAAACTGAGAACGGCTCCTTATCCAAGCATACATCCAAGAGAGAACAATATGAATCCTTGGTACGTACAATACGGAAATGTGCCAAATTAGCCAAGGACTTACCAGTAGCTGATCGTGAGAAAAGTAAggaaattgataaaaagtGTTTTTTTGCCTTGAATCCAGGAAAGTTAATTGACAAGCGTATCAAAAGATTAACAACAGAAAAGGCTTCGTAG
- a CDS encoding Ubc8 protein (protein similar to S. cerevisiae Ubc8p): MSSPKRRIEKDVMALMMSDHDVTLIDDSIQQFFVIFHGPKDTPYEGGVWKIRVELPDQYPIKSPSIGFTNKIYHPNIDEGSGAVCLDVINQTWSPMFGLLNIFENFLPHLLRYANPSDPLNTEASNLMTKDENKYNETVKKYVEQYASHIPDMNGDAEKEGEDDEDDELSDVGSLSSDDEEDGVAGNLEI, from the coding sequence ATGAGTTCACCCAAAAGAcgtattgaaaaagatgtcATGGCTCTAATGATGAGTGATCACGATGTaacattgattgatgacTCGATTCAGCAGTTCTTTGTCATATTCCATGGACCAAAAGATACTCCCTACGAAGGTGGTGTCTGGAAGATTCGGGTGGAGTTGCCCGATCAATACCCAATTAAATCGCCGTCTATAGGCTTTACAAATAAAATATACCATCCAAATATTGACGAAGGCTCCGGTGCAGTTTGTTTGGACGTTATAAATCAAACATGGTCGCCAATGTTTGGtcttttgaatatattTGAGAACTTTTTACCTCATTTATTGAGATATGCTAATCCAAGCGACCCCTTAAATACTGAGGCATCTAATTTGATGACAAAAGATGAGAATAAGTACAACGAGACAGTAAAGAAATATGTGGAGCAGTATGCAAGCCACATTCCTGACATGAATGGGGATGCTGAAAAAGAGGGTGAagacgatgaagatgacgagTTGAGTGATGTCGGGAGCTTGTCTAGcgacgatgaagaagatgggGTCGCTGGCAATCTTGAAATTTAA
- a CDS encoding Uga2 protein (similar to C. parapsilosis CPAR2_106820 and C. albicans UGA2 similar to S. cerevisiae Uga2p, which is succinate semialdehyde dehydrogenase with a role in glutamate catabolism) produces MFSKRLYSTIQNSSRMASVLKNKDLLKTQGFINNEWVNSSSGDTFDVQNPALEPKKEAHLATVQSMSADDFEHAIAAASEAFKTFGKTNGRYRSNLLYKFYELMLEHQDDLAKLVVLENGKPYADALGEVKYAASFFQWYSEQAPTVQGDILQSGNPNNINILALKQPIGVCGIMTPWNFPLAMITRKLGAAVAAGCTTVIKPATETPLSAFALAQLSIDAGFPKGVINILASHEPAKVGKLICEHPTIKKVSFTGSTRVGKLLMQQSASTLKKVSLELGGNAPFIIFEDADLDKAVTGAIASKFRSSGQTCICANRIFVHESIYDEFTTKFVKQLKEHIVLGNGLDKNTTYGPLIHQGSMEKIRSQLKDALDKGAKLLLGGDKRPDLGENFHDLTVLGNVTPDMEIFNEETFGPLAPFIKFSTEEEVLKLANDTPVGLSGYFYSKDLDRVFRVAEALEVGMVGVNTGAISEAALPFGGIKESGFGREGSKFGVQDYMIIKGVVLGKNE; encoded by the coding sequence ATGTTTTCTAAAAGACTATACTCCACGATACAAAACTCATCGAGAATGGCttcagttttgaaaaacaaggATTTGCTAAAAACACAAggtttcatcaacaatgagtGGGTCAATAGCTCCTCAGGTGATACCTTTGACGTTCAAAATCCAGCATTAGAGCCCAAAAAGGAAGCCCACTTAGCAACGGTTCAGTCTATGAGTGCTGATGATTTTGAGCATGCTATCGCAGCCGCTAGTGAAGCGTTCAAGACTTTCGGTAAAACTAATGGGAGATACAGATCAAACTTGTTATACAAGTTTTACGAATTGATGCTCGAGCATCAGGATgatttggcaaaattgGTTGTATTAGAAAATGGTAAACCTTATGCTGATGCTTTAGGAGAAGTCAAGTATGCTGCTtcattttttcaatggtATTCTGAACAAGCACCGACTGTACAAGGCGACATTTTGCAGTCAGGTAATCcaaacaatatcaacattttAGCTTTGAAACAACCAATTGGGGTCTGTGGTATAATGACGCCATGGAATTTCCCGTTAGCCATGATTACAAGAAAGTTAGGTGCAGCAGTTGCTGCAGGATGTACCACTGTGATTAAACCAGCTACTGAAACTCCATTATCTGCCTTTGCGTTAGCTCAATTGAGTATCGACGCTGGCTTCCCAAAAGGTGTTATTAATATTTTGGCATCTCATGAGCCAGCTAAAGTTggtaaattgatttgtgaACATCCAACCATCAAGAAAGTTTCTTTCACAGGATCAACCAGAGttggaaaacttttgatGCAACAATCAGCTTccactttgaaaaaggtgTCGCTTGAATTGGGTGGAAATGCTCCatttatcatttttgaagatgCAGATTTGGATAAAGCTGTCACTGGTGCAATTGCCAGCAAATTCAGATCGAGTGGTCAAACATGTATTTGTGCAAATAGAATTTTCGTTCATGAATCTATTTATGATGAGTTTACTACAAAATTTGTcaagcaattgaaagagCATATTGTTTTGGGTAATGGTTTGGACAAGAACACTACTTACGGACCATTGATTCATCAAGGCTCAATGGAAAAGATTAGAAGTCAACTCAAAGATGCATTGGATAAAGGTGCCAAGTTGTTATTAGGTGGAGATAAGCGTCCAGATTTGGGAGAAAACTTCCATGATCTTACAGTGTTGGGAAATGTCACCCCAGATATGGAgattttcaatgaagaaacGTTTGGTCCTCTTGCTCCATTCATCAAGTTTTCAACCGAAGAGGAAGTTCTTAAATTAGCAAACGATACCCCCGTTGGTCTTTCTGGATACTTTTATTCCAAGGACTTGGATAGAGTATTTAGAGTTGCTGAAGCCTTGGAAGTTGGTATGGTTGGTGTTAATACCGGCGCTATTTCCGAAGCTGCCTTGCCATTTGGTGGTATCAAGGAATCCGGATTTGGAAGAGAAGGTTCCAAGTTTGGTGTCCAGGATTACATGATTATAAAAGGTGTTGTTTTAGGTAAAAATGAGTAG
- a CDS encoding Erf2 protein (S. cerevisiae homolog ERF2 has protein-cysteine S-palmitoleyltransferase activity and has role in protein palmitoylation, protein targeting to membrane): MTFAQQGSTDEPTFRSSSTSNRTYLETHPEISLRRSQSNRSKDHYHHEEQLVEPKSLPLIHRFVTNWLIMDPVLLQIYQRQLHGTKNYEIEKDPDAKFVFFFGGRLRSIKGKPVNVITGAMIVIPVIIYCIFEAKWQWHHLSPAVVVTFIYIWLLAFCHFWKAATSDAGVLPKNLHIPKSINKEQVENPPDEYFNAITLPSYGSTRDGVVVKYCSTCHIWRPPRTSHCGTCQVCVLNHDHHCVFLNNCVGERNYMYFLWFLLLACVGCIYLLIISIVQLCYYQIGNVADVTSISQSAKHFPLSLFLVVYSILALFYPLLLLAFHLFLTSQNITTREYLNNVYRRKHADFVNVFDTHSIWKNLYINWFGSSRAVSLTFPRNEYQPGDIRYEKIEPLQLFSIEY; this comes from the coding sequence ATGACTTTCGCACAACAAGGCTCAACAGATGAACCAACATTCAGGCTGAGCTCTACATCGAATCGAACCTATTTGGAGACACACCCGGAAATATCGTTACGACGAAGTCAATCCAATCGATCTAAAGATCATTATCACCATGAAGAGCAACTCGTAGAACCAAAATCTTTGCCACTTATCCATAGATTCGTCACTAATTGGCTAATAATGGATCCTGTGCTACTACAGATATATCAAAGGCAATTGCACGGGACCAAGAATTACgagattgaaaaggatCCTGATGCCAagtttgttttcttttttggtgGTCGATTACGAAGCATCAAGGGTAAACCGGTCAATGTTATAACTGGTGCAATGATTGTTATTCCGGTAATTATCTACTGCATATTTGAAGCCAAATGGCAATGGCACCATTTACTGCCGGCAGTGGTGGTAACATTTATCTACATTTGGTTGCTTGCattttgtcatttttgGAAAGCGGCTACAAGTGATGCTGGCGTATTGCCAAAAAATCTACATATCCCAAAGTCTATAAACAAAGAACAAGTTGAGAATCCGCCTGATGAGTACTTTAACGCTATCACACTACCATCGTACGGAAGTACTCGAGACGGGGTTGTGGTTAAATATTGTTCAACTTGTCATATATGGCGTCCACCAAGAACTAGTCATTGCGGTACATGTCAAGTATGTGTTTTAAATCATGACCATCATTGTGtgtttttgaacaattgtgTTGGAGAAAGGAACTACATGTACTTCTTGTGGTTCTTGTTGCTAGCTTGTGTGGGGTGCATTTATTTGTTAattatttcaattgttcaactatgttattatcaaattggaaatgtGGCAGACGTGACAAGTATATCTCAATCCGCAAAACACTTTCCACTCAGCTTGTTTTTGGTGGTCTACTCAATTTTAGCACTATTTTATCCTCTATTATTGTTAGCATTTCATTTATTCTTGACTAGTCAAAATATCACTACCCGAGAGTACTTGAACAATGTATACAGGAGAAAGCACGCGGATTTCGTCAATGTGTTTGATAcccattcaatttggaagaatttGTATATAAATTGGTTTGGTTCCTCACGAGCTGTCAGTTTGACATTCCCTAGAAATGAATACCAACCGGGGGATATTAGgtatgaaaaaattgaaccTTTACAGTTGTTCAGCATAGAGTACTGA
- a CDS encoding Ssa2 HSP70 chaperone (incomplete, gene extends across a gap in the sequence; similar to C. parapsilosis CPAR2_106940 and C. albicans SSA2), whose product MSKAVGIDLGTTYSCVAHYANDRVEIIANDQGNRTTPSFVAFTDTERLIGDAAKNQAAINPANTVFDAKRLIGRKFDDAEVQNDLKHFPFKIVDKGGKPNIQVEYKGETKVFTPEEISSMVLGKMKETAEGYLGGTVKDAVVTVPAYFNDSQRQATKDAGLIAGLNVLRIINEPTAAAIAYGLDKKGSKGEHNVLIFDLGGGTFDVSLL is encoded by the coding sequence ATGTCTAAAGCTGTCGGTATTGATTTAGGTACTACTTACTCCTGTGTTGCTCACTACGCCAACGACAGAGTTGAAATCATTGCAAATGACCAAGGTAACAGAACTACTCCATCTTTTGTTGCTTTCACTGATACTGAAAGATTAATTGGTGATGCTGCCAAGAATCAAGCTGCTATCAACCCAGCCAACACTGTTTTCGATGCCAAACGTTTGATTGGTagaaaatttgatgatgctgaAGTTCAAAACGATCTTAAACACTTCCCATTCAAGATTGTTGACAAGGGTGGTAAGCCAAACATTCAAGTTGAATACAAAGGTGAAACCAAGGTTTTCACTCCAGAAGAAATCTCATCCATGGTTTTGGGTAAGATGAAGGAAACTGCTGAGGGTTACTTGGGTGGTACTGTTAAAGATGCTGTTGTTACTGTTCCAGCTTACTTTAACGATTCTCAAAGACAAGCTACCAAGGATGCCGGTTTGATTGCTGGTTTGAACGTTTTGAGAATTATTAACGAACCAACTGCTGCTGCCATTGCTTATGGTTTGGACAAGAAAGGTTCAAAAGGTGAACACAATGTCTTGATCTTTGACTTGGGTGGTGGTACTTTTGATGTTTCATTGTTGA
- a CDS encoding Rpn4 protein (DNA binding protein with Cys2-His2 zinc-finger), whose protein sequence is MTSLAVLPSLKRTMTDMMDEELYQIPSSPIFTTTNNNNNNGKQEGAGDNYNDGFNLNNTTTTTTTTTNYNHTSNRNSVSSSPNLPFAQLNTTRDSFYNNNANQNNSSNNLGNMLNIPDSFLEQITTKEGIDQFKLQQQQQNQQTLIPDSEYPQDSQSTYINPFTNYANPNSFIRPSQAFSQQTPLYRSQSPGLDNGLFPQPPPLPQAFPQRRRKRITTIDDLEPTDNKKKTIDEDYLLYNPDISPGQVIHASELDESFYVPPSNNNDIINANSIEEFQNDIIPGYENDYLYLDDEHEEIEEDLSDDEGDEDNYFHVDEEFDDYIMSNSGYNIINNHSNEYSTFDAFKNISLEDHHHHHQQQQQPQEQEQEHEHLQEQNDEDHHDLGNPALQELHDEAVIKVEEDSVCQPVVTEVSPLSIVSSASSPETEPATTSVDTIHIKQEPEEESFHTSIDDDDDEDAMMIDNSDDENMDREGSESTSTRVNKETIDIEHPYKLGAEISATNPDHRCELVNPNTGKVCNKQFSRPYDLIRHQNTIHASMKKIYRCVICEGRYKGGLGNGKQKTFSRNDALSRHIKIKHGIVGDEALELINEAKENVEYHPVTIAAAA, encoded by the coding sequence ATGACTTCATTAGCTGTTTTACCACTGTTAAAGAGAACTATGACTGATATGATGGATGAAGAGTTGTATCAAATACCATCCTCACCTATTTTCACTActaccaacaacaataacaacaatggtAAGCAAGAGGGTGCTGGTGATAACTACAACGATGGTTTCAATCTTAAtaacaccaccaccaccaccaccaccaccaccaattaTAACCACACGTCTAATCGAAATTCAGTTAGCTCCTCACCAAACCTACCTTTTGCTCAATTAAACACCACTAGAGACTCATTTTATAACAATAATGCAAACCAGAATAATTCAAGTAATAACTTGGGTAATATGTTAAATATCCCTGACTCAtttcttgaacaaattaCTACAAAGGAGGGTATTGATCAGTTTAAGCtccaacaacagcagcaaaaCCAACAGACACTAATACCGGACTCTGAATATCCACAAGATTCACAATCTACATATATCAACCCATTTACCAATTACGCTaatccaaattcatttaTACGGCCATCACAAGCATTTTCACAACAAACACCACTATATAGATCACAGAGTCCAGGTTTAGACAACGGCTTGTTCCCTCAACCTCCTCCTTTACCTCAAGCATTTCctcaaagaagaagaaagagaattacaactattgatgatttggaacCAACAGATAATAAAAAGAAGACCATAGATGAAGATTATTTGTTGTATAATCCTGATATTTCACCAGGTCAAGTTATTCATGCAtctgaattggatgaatcATTTTATGTTCCACCAAGTAATAACAATGATATCATTAATGCTAACTCAATAgaagaatttcaaaatgacATTATTCCAGGGTATGAAAACGAttatttgtatttggatgatgaacatgaagaaattgaagaagatttatctgatgatgaaggaGATGAAGATAATTATTTCcatgttgatgaagaatttgatgattatATTATGAGCAATTCTGGTTATAACATTATCAATAACCATTCTAATGAATATTCCACATTTGATgctttcaaaaatatatcATTAGAAgaccatcatcatcatcatcaacaacaacaacaaccacaagaACAGGAACAAGAACATGAACACCTTCAGGAACAAAATGACGAAGATCATCATGATTTGGGCAATCCTGCTTTACAAGAATTGCACGATGAGGCAGTTATCAAAGTTGAAGAGGATTCGGTTTGCCAACCTGTTGTTACCGAAGTTTCACctttatcaattgtatcATCAGCATCTTCTCCTGAAACGGAGCCTGCTACAACTAGTGTAGATACAATACATATAAAACAGGAGCCAGAAGAGGAAAGCTTTCAcacttcaattgatgatgatgatgacgaggATGCAATGATGATTGACAActctgatgatgaaaatatgGACAGGGAAGGTTCTGAAAGTACATCTACCAGAGTCAATAAGGAGACTATAGACATTGAACATCCATATAAATTGGGTGCTGAAATATCTGCCACTAATCCTGATCATCGTTGTGAATTGGTGAATCCAAATACGGGTAAAGTTTGCAATAAGCAATTTTCTCGTCCATATGATTTAATCAGACATCAAAATACCATACATGCatcaatgaagaagatttatCGATGTGTCATTTGTGAAGGAAGATATAAAGGAGGTTTGGGTAACGGCAAACAAAAGAcattttcaagaaatgatGCGTTATCAAGACATATCAAGATTAAACATGgaattgttggtgatgaagcattggaattgattaatgagGCAAAggaaaatgttgaatatCATCCAGTTACAATTGCAGCGGCTGCTTGA